The following DNA comes from Marinilactibacillus sp. Marseille-P9653.
TAACCGTGTACCCTTATTCGTATTCACGTATGAAGATGAATCAGTGAAGAATCCGCTAGAACTACTAACAGATGATAATGAATTAACCTGGGAACACTCAGAGAAAATAACAAAGACACTCGAAGACTGGGAAATTTCAGGTGTTCCACAATTTCTACTGATTTGATCAGACTAAACCAACAAGAGGATCTTTAACGTTCCTCTTGTTTTTTGTAGGGTAAATCCTTTAAAATATAAAGTGAACGATATCAAAAATATGGAGGTTAGAACTCGAATGGGTCACATTTCATTTGATTATTCAAAAGTGTTAAATCGTTTTATAGGTAAAGAAGAATTAGATAATATGCAAGCACAAGTAACAACTGCTCACGATACAGTAAGAAACGGTACAGGAGCAGGAAGCGACTTTCTAGGCTGGGTTAATTTACCTACTGAATATGACAAAGACGAATTTGCTCGTATCCAAAAAGCAGCTGAAAAAATCAAGTCTAATTCAGAGATATTGATTGTAATCGGGATCGGCGGCTCATATTTAGGAGCAAAAGCTGCGATTGATTTCTTAAGCCATTCTTTTTACAACGAATTAAGTGCTGATAAAAGAGATACACCACAAATCTTTTTCGCTGGTAACAGTATTAGTTCAACGTATCTTTCTGACTTGATTGAATTAATCGGAGATAAAGACTTTTCGGTTAATGTTATCTCTAAATCAGGAACAACGACTGAACCTGCATTAGCATTTAGAGTGTTCAAGAATTTACTTATCGAAAAATACGGTAAGGAAGAAGCGAAATCTCGTATTTTTGCAACAACGGATAAAGAAAAAGGTGCACTTAAATCACTTGCAGATACTGAAGGCTATGAAACTTTTGTTATTCCTGATGATGTTGGTGGACGTTTCTCAGTATTGACTGCTGTTGGTCTATTACCTATTGCTGTAAGTGGCGGTAACTTAGATGAGCTAATGAAAGGTGCTGCAGACGCTGCAAGTTTGTACACAGATACAGACTTATCTAATAATGAAGCTTATCAATACGCTGCGTTAAGAAATGTTCTTTACCGTAAAGGATACTCTACAGAGTTATTGATCAATTACGAGCCAAACTTACAGTATTTCTCAGAGTGGTGGAAACAGTTATTTGGAGAATCTGAAGGTAAAGACCAACGAGGCATTTATCCTTCAAGCGCAAACTTCTCAACTGACTTGCATTCTCTTGGACAGTATATTCAAGAAGGTAGACGTAATTTATTTGAAACAGTCATCAAAGTCGATAATCCAGCTAAAACCATTGATATTCCATCAGAGTCAGAAGACCTTGACGGATTAGGGTACCTAGAAGGAAAAGATGTTGACTTTGTTAACACGAAAGCTTTCCAGGGCACACTATTAGCACATACAGATGGAGATGTACCGAATTTTGTAGTAACCATTCCAGATAATAGTGCTTATACTTTAGGATATTTATTCTATTACTTTGAAATAGCTGTTGCGATTTCGGGCTATTTAAATAGCGTCAACCCATTTGATCAGCCAGGTGTAGAAGCTTATAAGAAAAATATGTTTGCTCTCTTAGGCAAGCCAGGCTTTGAAGATTTAGCAAATGAATTGAATAATCGTTTATAAAAGTGATTTATAAATTCATTTAAAGAAATCTCCTGCGGATTCATATCTGCAGGGGGTTTTTATCTATTAAAATAGATATACTGGAGGAAAACCGATATGGAGAAACAGTTAAGAAGTGTAATAGCAACTAGTTCAGATTACGAAAAAGTATTCAACACACTATTGGATACTGCAAAGTGGCTGAATAAAAAAGGGTCAAACCAGTGGGGAGATTTACTCTTAGGAAATGATGTTCATAGAACAGATAGAGCTATTCGTAACCAAAACGTCTATATGGCTTATTTAAAAGAATACTACTTAGGTGTTTTCATATTACTGGAAACTCAAAGTTCCTGGGACGCTGAGTTATGGGGAAAAGATTCTGAAGGACATGTAACTTACTTGCATAGAGTAGCCTTAGCAGAGGAAGCTCATGGAAGTGGAAATGGAGAATTACTAATAAAAATAGCGATCAATAGAGCTATTATAAACGGCAATCGAGTGATCAGACTTGATTGTGTAGCAAACAACCATTATTTGAATCAATTCTATAAAGATGCAGGGTTTGTATTAGTCGAAACGAACAAGGAAGTTAGCTCCAATAGTCAATCAAAATTTAACTTATATGAAAAAAGCCTTTAAAATAAAGCTTATTCCGAGAAAAAGAGTACTATCAAAAATAAAAAAAGAAGTTTATGATACTTTTCTATTGACCAGAATTCCATATCATGATAAAGTATATCTTGTCGCTTGTGAGAGATGATTGAGTCGAAAAAACAAGTTCAAATTTGTTCTTGACACCGAATATCACAAGATGATATACTACTATAAGTCGAGCGGGTTAACGCTTCCAACGTAATGTTATCAAGGGTTAACAAAAAAACAATTTTAAAAAGTTGTTGACAGCGAAACGGCAACGTGGTATGATATATGAGTTGTTGTTAACACGGCGACGACATAACACGAAGCAATAAAGAGTAGATCTTTGAAAACTGAACAAAGTAAAAACAACCAAATGTGCAGGGGTCTTCGATTCATTTATGAATCAAGACAACTAAACGAATGAACAAGGTTCATTCGCAATTTTCAATCAATGAGCAAGTCAAACACTTAAAACGAGAGTTTGATCCTGGCTCAGGACGAACGCTGGCGGTATGCCTAATACATGCAAGTCGAACGATGAAATTCTCTGCTTGCAGAGAATGGATTAGTGGCGAACGGGTGAGTAACACGTGGGTAACCTGCCCATAAGAGGGGGATAACATTCGGAAACGGATGCTAATACCGCATATGTCTTTGAGACGCCTGTCTCTTAGATAAAAGGTGGCTTCGGCTGCCGCTTATGGATGGACCCGCGGCGTATTAGCTAGTTGGTAAGGTAATGGCTTACCAAGGCTTTGATACGTAGCCGACCTGAGAGGGTGATCGGCCACACTGGGACTGAGACACGGCCCAGACTCCTACGGGAGGCAGCAGTAGGGAATCTTCCACAATGGGTGAAAACCTGATGGAGCAATACCGCGTGAGTGAAGAAGGTCTTCGGATCGTAAAGCTCTGTTGTTAGAGAAGAATAAGTCGGGTAGTAACTGCCCCGACCTTGACGGTATCTAACCAGAAAGTCACGGCTAACTACGTGCCAGCAGCCGCGGTAATACGTAGGTGACAAGCGTTGTCCGGATTTATTGGGCGTAAAGCGAGCGCAGGCGGTCTTTTAAGTCTGATGTGAAAGCCCACGGCTCAACCGTGGAAGGTCATTGGAAACTGGAAGACTTGAATGCAGAAGAGGAAAGTGGAATTCCATGTGTAGCGGTGAAATGCGTAGATATATGGAGGAACACCAGTGGCGAAGGCGACTTTCTGGTCTGTAATTGACGCTGAGGCTCGAAAGCGTGGGGAGCGAACAGGATTAGATACCCTGGTAGTCCACGCCGTAAACGATGAGTGCTAAGTGTTGGAGGGTTTCCGCCCTTCAGTGCTGGAGCTAACGCATTAAGCACTCCGCCTGGGGAGTACGGCCGCAAGGCTGAAACTCAAAGGAATTGACGGGGACCCGCACAAGCGGTGGAGCATGTGGTTTAATTCGAAGCAACGCGAAGAACCTTACCAAGTCTTGACATCCTCTGAACACTCTAGAGATAGAGCTTTCCCTTCGGGGACAGAGTGACAGGTGGTGCATGGTTGTCGTCAGCTCGTGTCGTGAGATGTTGGGTTAAGTCCCGTAACGAGCGCAACCCCTATTGTTAGTTGCCAGCATTCAGTTGGGCACTCTAGCGAGACTGCCGGTGATAAACCGGAGGAAGGCGGGGATGACGTCAAATCATCATGCCCCTTATGACTTGGGCTACACACGTGCTACAATGGATGGTACAACGAGTCGCCAGACCGCAAGGTTGAGCTAATCTCTTAAAGCCATTCTCAGTTCGGATTGTAGGCTGCAACTCGCCTGCATGAAGCTGGAATCGCTAGTAATCGCGGATCAGAACGCCGCGGTGAATACGTTCCCGGGTCTTGTACACACCGCCCGTCACACCACGAAAGTCCGTAACACCCGAAGTCGGTAGGGTAACCCTTAGGGGAGCCAGCCGCCGAAGGTGGGATGGATGATTGGGGTGAAGTCGTAACAAGGTAGCCGTATCGGAAGGTGCGGCTGGATCACCTCCTTTCTAAGGATATTGCCTTAAGGGCAAACGGAACCTTGCACAGGTTACTTTACTTTGTTTAGTTTTGAAGGATTTATTCCTTCTATACTTTGTTCTTTGAAAACTGGATAGTTGAATTAATAACAAACATGTTAAGAAACAACACCGAGATTAACAAATTGAGAAAGTTTTGTTCCTTGAATAGAACTCTCATCGCTAATTAATATCATACTCTTAACCGCAAGGTTAAGTGAACAAGGGCGCACGGTGGATGCCTTGGCACTAGGAGCCGACGAAGGACGGGACGAACACCGATATGCTTTGGGGAGCTGTAAGTGAGCTTTGATCCAAAGATTTCCGAATGGGGGAACCCATCACCAGTCATAGGGTGATATCTTTTCAGTGAATACATAGCTGAGAAGAAGGTAGACGTGGGGAACTGAAACATCTAAGTACCTGCAGGAAGAGAAAGCAAATGCGATTCCCTGAGTAGCGGCGAGCGAAACGGGAAGAGGCCAAACCAAAGAGCTTGCTCTTTGGGGTTGTAGGACCGGCGATATGGACGAGTAAAGATAGTAGAAGAACCTGGAATGGTTCGCGAGACAGGGTGAAAGCCCCGTATACGACATCTGATCTTACCTAGCTGGTATCCTGAGTACGGCGGAACACGAGAAATTCCGTCGGAATCCGGGAGGACCATCTCCCAAGCCTAAATACTTCCTAGTGACCGATAGTGAACCAGTACCGTGAGGGAAAGGTGAAAAGAACCCCGGAAGGGGAGTGAAACAGCACCTGAAACCGTGTGCTTACAAGTAGTCAAAGCCCTTTTACGGGTGATGGCGTACCTTTTGTAGAATGGACCGGCGAGTGACGATGTCATGCAAGGTTAAGCCGAAGAGGTGGAGCCGCAGCGAAAGCGAGTCTGAATAGGGCGTTTAGTATGCCGTCGTCGACCCGAAACCAAGTGACCTACCCATGTCCAGGGTGAAGGTGCAGTGAAATGCACTGGAGGCCCGAACCCACGTACGTTGAAAAGTGCGGGGATGAGGTGTGGGTAGCGGAGAAATTCCAATCGAACTTGGAGATAGCTGGTTCTCTCCGAAATAGCTTTAGGGCTAGCCTCGGATAGTGCATCGTGGAGGTAGAGCGACTGTTTGGACTAGGGGCCCTTATCGGGTTACCGAATCCTGATAAACTCCGAATGCCACTGTATGTAGATCCGGGAGTCACACTGCGAGTGATAAGATCCGTAGTGGAAAGGGAAACAGCCCAGACCGTCGGTTAAGGTCCCAAAATTCTTGTTAAGTGGAAAAGGATGTGGGACTGCTCAGACAACTAGGATGTTGGCTTAGAAGCAGCCATCATTTAAAGAGTGCGTAATAGCTCACTAGTCGAGTGGTCCTGCGCCGAAAATTTACCGGGGCTAAACAAGATACCGAAACCACGGATAGAACCTTATGGTTCTATGGTAGGAGAGCGTTCTAAGGGCATTGAAGCAAGATCGTGAGGACTTGTGGAGCGCTTAGAAGTGAGAATGCCGGTATGAGTAGCGAAACAC
Coding sequences within:
- a CDS encoding glucose-6-phosphate isomerase encodes the protein MGHISFDYSKVLNRFIGKEELDNMQAQVTTAHDTVRNGTGAGSDFLGWVNLPTEYDKDEFARIQKAAEKIKSNSEILIVIGIGGSYLGAKAAIDFLSHSFYNELSADKRDTPQIFFAGNSISSTYLSDLIELIGDKDFSVNVISKSGTTTEPALAFRVFKNLLIEKYGKEEAKSRIFATTDKEKGALKSLADTEGYETFVIPDDVGGRFSVLTAVGLLPIAVSGGNLDELMKGAADAASLYTDTDLSNNEAYQYAALRNVLYRKGYSTELLINYEPNLQYFSEWWKQLFGESEGKDQRGIYPSSANFSTDLHSLGQYIQEGRRNLFETVIKVDNPAKTIDIPSESEDLDGLGYLEGKDVDFVNTKAFQGTLLAHTDGDVPNFVVTIPDNSAYTLGYLFYYFEIAVAISGYLNSVNPFDQPGVEAYKKNMFALLGKPGFEDLANELNNRL
- a CDS encoding N-acetyltransferase, producing MEKQLRSVIATSSDYEKVFNTLLDTAKWLNKKGSNQWGDLLLGNDVHRTDRAIRNQNVYMAYLKEYYLGVFILLETQSSWDAELWGKDSEGHVTYLHRVALAEEAHGSGNGELLIKIAINRAIINGNRVIRLDCVANNHYLNQFYKDAGFVLVETNKEVSSNSQSKFNLYEKSL